One region of Streptomyces leeuwenhoekii genomic DNA includes:
- a CDS encoding hydroxyacid dehydrogenase, translating into MTVSTPGPGFRPRAAAAMSRDAAEAVLDPDTLDAFRALCDLAPLPVLDDLTTPRARSLLADADLLITGWGCPPLDAGVLRAAPRLRAVVHTAGSVRGHVTDACWERGIEVSSAAAANAVPVAEYTLGMILLTGKRVLERARDYRATRRRGNWLRTPRTVGNHGRTVGILSASLIGRRVVELLRPHDVEVLLHDPYLTDADAAGLGVRRVGLDELFARCDTVSVHTPLLPATRGLVSRALIESMPSDAVLINTSRGAVVDQDALTDAVLAGRIRAVLDVTDPEVLPPDHPLWECENALITPHLAGSEGNEWRRLAGHALAETARWASGAGFLHPVRRERLAFLA; encoded by the coding sequence ATGACCGTGTCCACCCCGGGCCCCGGTTTCCGTCCCCGCGCCGCCGCGGCGATGTCGCGGGACGCCGCCGAGGCCGTCCTCGACCCCGACACGCTCGACGCTTTCCGCGCGCTGTGCGACCTGGCCCCGCTCCCCGTACTGGACGACCTCACCACCCCGCGGGCCCGGTCGCTGCTGGCCGACGCCGACCTGCTGATCACCGGCTGGGGCTGTCCGCCCCTGGACGCCGGGGTGCTGCGGGCGGCGCCGCGGCTGCGGGCCGTCGTGCACACCGCGGGCAGTGTCCGCGGCCATGTCACCGACGCCTGCTGGGAGCGCGGCATCGAGGTGTCCTCCGCCGCCGCGGCCAACGCCGTCCCGGTGGCCGAGTACACCCTCGGCATGATCCTGCTCACCGGCAAACGGGTGCTGGAGCGGGCCCGCGACTACCGGGCGACCCGCCGGCGCGGGAACTGGCTGCGCACCCCGCGCACCGTCGGCAACCACGGCCGGACGGTCGGGATCCTGTCGGCCTCCCTCATCGGCCGCCGGGTCGTGGAGCTGCTGCGCCCGCACGACGTCGAGGTCCTGCTGCACGACCCGTACCTCACCGACGCGGACGCGGCCGGACTCGGCGTCCGGCGGGTGGGGCTCGACGAGCTGTTCGCCCGCTGCGACACCGTCAGCGTGCACACCCCGCTGCTGCCCGCCACCCGCGGCCTGGTCAGCCGCGCCCTGATCGAGTCGATGCCGTCCGACGCGGTGCTCATCAACACCTCGCGCGGCGCGGTCGTCGACCAGGACGCGCTCACCGACGCCGTCCTGGCGGGCCGCATCCGGGCGGTCCTCGACGTCACCGACCCGGAGGTGCTGCCCCCGGACCACCCTCTGTGGGAGTGCGAGAACGCCCTGATCACTCCCCATCTGGCCGGTTCCGAGGGCAACGAGTGGCGCCGCCTGGCCGGCCACGCGCTCGCCGAGACCGCCCGCTGGGCCTCCGGCGCCGGCTTCCTCCATCCCGTACGACGCGAAAGGCTGGCCTTCCTGGCATGA
- a CDS encoding diacylglycerol/lipid kinase family protein — MRQFTAVVNPTAGGSAGAAALLRVARLLREAGAELETEYSRSLAHAGELARRAGERGRAVLAVGGDGIAGRIGGALSGTGTPLGLVPAGRGNDFARALGLPADPAALARVLLGHEPRPVDTIEVESAVHDRTVVLGSVYAGVDALANRHANSARLLRGTASYYAGALRAVTTWRAARYRVTVDGRVYEHRGYTVVAANSGYYGSGRLIAPDARVDDGLLEVVMIAEAPRLLFFALMNELKSGSHVRRPQVRVVRGSEIRVEADREVPYGADGEVEAALPVTARVLPGALRVLY, encoded by the coding sequence ATGCGACAGTTCACCGCCGTCGTCAACCCCACCGCGGGCGGCTCCGCCGGCGCCGCGGCACTGCTGAGGGTGGCGCGGCTGCTCCGGGAGGCGGGAGCGGAGCTGGAGACCGAGTACAGCCGCAGCCTGGCCCACGCCGGGGAACTCGCCCGGCGGGCCGGGGAGCGGGGGCGCGCGGTGCTCGCGGTCGGCGGTGACGGCATCGCCGGCCGGATCGGCGGAGCCCTCAGCGGCACCGGCACACCGCTCGGCCTGGTCCCGGCCGGCCGCGGCAACGACTTCGCCCGCGCCCTGGGCCTGCCCGCCGACCCCGCCGCCCTCGCCCGGGTGCTCCTCGGCCACGAGCCGCGCCCCGTCGACACCATCGAGGTCGAGTCGGCCGTCCACGACCGCACCGTCGTCCTGGGCAGCGTGTACGCGGGCGTCGACGCGCTCGCCAACCGCCACGCCAACAGCGCACGACTGCTGCGCGGCACCGCCTCCTACTACGCCGGCGCGCTGCGCGCGGTCACCACCTGGCGCGCGGCGCGCTACCGGGTCACCGTTGACGGCCGCGTGTACGAGCACCGCGGCTACACGGTGGTGGCCGCCAACTCCGGCTACTACGGGTCGGGCCGCCTCATCGCCCCCGACGCCCGCGTGGACGACGGCCTGCTGGAGGTGGTGATGATCGCGGAGGCGCCACGCCTGCTCTTCTTCGCCCTGATGAACGAGCTGAAGTCCGGCAGCCACGTCCGGCGGCCCCAGGTCCGGGTGGTCCGGGGCAGCGAGATCCGGGTGGAGGCCGACCGGGAGGTGCCCTACGGCGCCGACGGAGAGGTCGAGGCCGCCCTGCCGGTCACGGCGCGGGTCCTGCCGGGAGCACTGCGCGTCCTGTACTGA
- a CDS encoding carbohydrate ABC transporter permease: protein MSSSGGTALRPRLLGRATVNAVVAVFVAYTLLPVLWLVLAAAKDRDALFSSDLLSPGGFSFARNLRDLFAMDGGLYGHWYVNSLLYAVLGAAVGSLVSVACGYAFDKYRFRHKEKLFGLVLAAVMVPQTVLALPLYLMASEAGLVNTFWAVFVPVLFNPFGVYLGRIFSRGYVPDEVLEAARVDGAGELTAYARVALRMLGPGLVTVFLFQLTAIWNNFFLPMVMLSDQDLYPVSLGLYAWNSAASVSPEYYPVVIMGSLLAVLPLVAAFVLLQRFWRSGLTAGAVK, encoded by the coding sequence ATGAGCAGCAGTGGCGGCACCGCCCTGCGCCCCCGGCTGCTGGGCCGCGCCACGGTCAACGCCGTCGTCGCCGTCTTCGTCGCGTACACGCTGCTGCCCGTGCTGTGGCTGGTGCTCGCCGCCGCCAAGGACCGGGACGCGCTGTTCAGCAGCGATCTGCTGTCGCCGGGCGGCTTCTCCTTCGCGCGGAACCTGCGCGACCTGTTCGCCATGGACGGCGGCCTGTACGGGCACTGGTACGTCAACAGCCTGCTGTACGCGGTGCTCGGCGCGGCGGTCGGCTCCCTGGTGAGCGTGGCCTGCGGCTACGCCTTCGACAAGTACCGCTTCCGTCACAAGGAGAAGCTGTTCGGGCTGGTGCTGGCCGCCGTCATGGTCCCGCAGACGGTGCTGGCGCTGCCGCTGTACCTGATGGCCTCCGAGGCGGGCCTGGTCAACACCTTCTGGGCGGTCTTCGTCCCGGTCCTGTTCAACCCGTTCGGGGTCTACCTGGGCCGGATCTTCAGCCGCGGCTACGTCCCCGACGAGGTGCTGGAAGCGGCGCGCGTGGACGGGGCCGGGGAGCTGACCGCCTACGCCCGGGTGGCGCTGCGGATGCTCGGCCCCGGGCTGGTCACCGTCTTCCTGTTCCAGCTCACCGCCATCTGGAACAACTTCTTCCTGCCCATGGTGATGCTGTCCGACCAGGACCTCTACCCGGTCAGCCTCGGACTGTACGCGTGGAACAGCGCCGCGTCCGTGTCCCCGGAGTACTACCCCGTGGTGATCATGGGTTCGCTGCTCGCCGTCCTGCCGCTCGTCGCCGCCTTCGTGCTGCTCCAGCGCTTCTGGCGCAGCGGTCTGACCGCCGGGGCCGTCAAGTGA
- a CDS encoding carbohydrate ABC transporter permease, whose protein sequence is MTDTPATAPAARPVRADAPRATAAAAPAPRARRAARRRRLIACGVLMAPFFALLVTVFLVPVGTAVRLSLYSDDQPGLGFGPERTVFVGLRSYAAVLTDPTFLGGLGTVVLYCLVYIPLMVAGALALALLLDSGVVRLRAFAQLGLFLPHAVPGIIAALIWLYLYTPGISPVIDLFARADITIDFLGVHTVLPSIVNIALWSNLGYNMVVFYAALRAVPREVIEASVVDGAGPLRTALQVKTPMVRASIVTVALFTLIWALQLFTEPMLLSQSSPMINSRFSPSMYIYDAAFNRNNYGLAAASSVVLLACTIALSYGVTRFTSRAQNAEEAR, encoded by the coding sequence ATGACCGACACCCCCGCGACCGCGCCCGCCGCGCGGCCCGTGCGGGCCGACGCCCCGCGCGCCACCGCTGCGGCCGCGCCCGCCCCGCGCGCCCGCCGGGCCGCCCGGCGCCGCCGGCTGATCGCGTGCGGCGTGCTGATGGCGCCGTTCTTCGCCCTGCTCGTGACCGTCTTCCTCGTCCCCGTGGGCACGGCCGTCCGTCTCAGCCTGTACAGCGACGACCAGCCCGGGCTGGGTTTCGGGCCCGAGCGCACCGTCTTCGTCGGCCTGCGCAGCTACGCGGCCGTGCTCACCGATCCCACGTTCCTCGGCGGGCTCGGCACCGTCGTCCTGTACTGCCTGGTCTACATCCCGCTGATGGTCGCCGGCGCGCTCGCGCTGGCCCTGCTGCTGGACTCGGGTGTGGTGCGGCTGCGGGCCTTCGCCCAGCTCGGGCTGTTCCTGCCGCACGCCGTGCCGGGGATCATCGCCGCGCTGATCTGGCTGTATCTGTACACGCCGGGGATCAGCCCGGTCATCGACCTGTTCGCCCGCGCCGACATCACGATCGACTTCCTGGGCGTGCACACCGTCCTGCCGTCCATCGTCAACATCGCCCTGTGGAGCAACCTCGGCTACAACATGGTCGTCTTCTACGCCGCCCTGCGGGCCGTGCCCCGGGAGGTGATCGAGGCGTCCGTCGTCGACGGCGCCGGGCCGCTGCGCACCGCGCTCCAGGTCAAGACGCCGATGGTGCGGGCCTCGATCGTCACAGTGGCCCTCTTCACCCTGATCTGGGCGCTGCAGCTCTTCACCGAGCCGATGCTGCTCAGCCAGTCCTCCCCCATGATCAACTCGCGGTTCTCGCCGAGCATGTACATCTACGACGCGGCGTTCAACCGCAACAACTACGGTCTGGCGGCCGCCTCTTCGGTGGTGCTGCTGGCGTGCACCATCGCCCTGTCCTACGGCGTCACCCGTTTCACCAGCCGCGCCCAGAACGCCGAGGAGGCCCGATGA
- a CDS encoding ABC transporter substrate-binding protein: MPGRHSRRSMLAAMAAAPLSGAVSACSGADDDRPRGGGRTTRVTFWSALRGSQEVVNAFNRTHDRIQVDFQQVPAGGQGGYAKLSNAARAGNAPDVATIEYPQVPGYAIDGVARDITDLVSDSLRRRLLPQALGLTTFEGRMFSVPLDVEPMVMHYRADLFDRYGLSVPRTWDEFADLAYTVRRKARGRRLVLFPTDGMTQFAAYAWQAGARWFDISRGAWNVSLADAPSRRVAAYWQRLIDDDVVFVNAVESRQSDAQIGNGLVFTRLQGAWDAGAQMNARPGQRGLWRIAPLPQWDAGRPAVGTHGGSTFAVTKDSRHPEAAMEFIEWQVSHPDALRARLSSGTSSQYPAAPGLVAVGREAFDRSFYGGQDIYRLFQREADRIREGWLWGPRMTATQKVMQDSFARVGAGQGSLTDSLRTAQKGTMPDLKALGLSTTQRST; the protein is encoded by the coding sequence ATGCCCGGTCGACACAGCCGTCGATCCATGCTCGCCGCGATGGCCGCCGCCCCGCTGTCAGGAGCCGTGAGCGCCTGCAGCGGGGCGGACGACGACCGGCCGCGCGGCGGCGGCAGAACCACGCGCGTCACGTTCTGGTCCGCGCTGCGCGGCAGCCAGGAGGTGGTGAACGCCTTCAATCGCACCCACGACCGCATCCAGGTCGACTTCCAGCAGGTGCCCGCGGGCGGGCAGGGCGGGTACGCCAAGCTGAGCAACGCCGCCCGGGCCGGCAACGCCCCCGATGTCGCCACGATCGAGTATCCGCAGGTGCCCGGATACGCCATCGACGGGGTCGCCCGCGACATCACCGACCTCGTCAGCGACTCCCTGCGCCGCAGGCTGCTGCCGCAGGCGCTGGGCCTGACCACCTTCGAGGGCCGGATGTTCAGCGTCCCCCTGGACGTCGAGCCGATGGTGATGCACTACCGCGCCGACCTGTTCGACCGCTACGGCCTGAGCGTCCCCCGCACCTGGGACGAGTTCGCCGACCTCGCGTACACCGTGCGCCGCAAGGCGCGTGGCCGGCGGCTGGTGCTCTTCCCCACCGACGGCATGACCCAGTTCGCCGCGTACGCCTGGCAGGCGGGAGCCCGCTGGTTCGACATCTCCCGGGGAGCGTGGAACGTCTCCCTCGCCGACGCGCCCAGCCGCCGGGTGGCGGCGTACTGGCAGCGGCTCATCGACGACGACGTGGTCTTCGTGAACGCGGTCGAGAGCCGGCAGTCCGACGCGCAGATCGGCAACGGTCTGGTGTTCACCCGGCTCCAGGGCGCCTGGGACGCCGGCGCGCAGATGAACGCGCGGCCCGGGCAGCGGGGGCTGTGGCGGATCGCGCCGCTGCCGCAGTGGGACGCCGGCCGCCCGGCCGTGGGCACGCACGGCGGTTCCACCTTCGCGGTCACCAAGGACAGCCGCCACCCGGAGGCCGCGATGGAGTTCATCGAGTGGCAGGTCTCCCACCCCGACGCGCTGCGCGCCCGGCTGTCCAGCGGCACCAGCAGCCAGTACCCGGCCGCTCCCGGCCTGGTGGCCGTGGGACGCGAGGCGTTCGACCGGTCCTTCTACGGCGGGCAGGACATCTACCGCCTGTTCCAGCGGGAGGCGGACCGGATACGCGAGGGCTGGCTGTGGGGCCCTCGGATGACCGCGACCCAGAAGGTGATGCAGGACTCCTTCGCCCGTGTCGGCGCCGGCCAGGGCAGTCTCACCGACTCCCTGCGTACGGCGCAGAAGGGAACGATGCCCGATCTCAAGGCCCTCGGCCTGTCCACCACCCAGCGCAGCACCTGA
- a CDS encoding substrate-binding domain-containing protein → MREPVELRRQRILAAVQARGSARVRDLAAELEVSVVTVRRDVEELTREGKLRRGHGVVRSTLPAQELPGGEVAAGDRVAVVVPERHSYLTETLHGARTVLEEAGLRIALHIAPQVPGAERPLVERALADGARGLLLAPRWTSRAAEEADYGWLAALDVPTVLMERRPRRGSALHALDSVCSDHWYGAHLAVEHLTGLGHRRIVFATRDDSPTARTLRAAFAEIAEAHPLVESWAWALSASEAGAEGAYSAEETAELPVLMRKAGGTALVLHGDVDALMIVQRLAADGVRVPQDCSVVAYDDVVAGLGTPPLTAVSPPKTEVGKVAARLLLDRLAQAPGAGRAVRRVELLPRLTVRGSTRPAGTATATAGRAEGADGDAVASGLE, encoded by the coding sequence ATGAGGGAGCCGGTCGAGCTCAGGCGGCAGCGGATCCTGGCCGCGGTGCAGGCACGGGGCAGCGCCCGGGTGCGCGACCTCGCCGCCGAGCTGGAGGTCTCGGTGGTGACCGTGCGGCGGGACGTGGAGGAACTGACCCGCGAGGGGAAGCTGCGCCGCGGGCACGGTGTCGTGCGGTCGACCCTGCCCGCGCAGGAGCTGCCCGGCGGCGAGGTCGCGGCCGGGGACCGGGTGGCGGTGGTGGTGCCCGAGCGGCACTCGTACCTGACCGAGACCCTGCACGGCGCCCGCACAGTGCTGGAGGAGGCCGGTCTGCGCATCGCGCTGCACATCGCCCCGCAGGTCCCCGGCGCCGAACGCCCGCTGGTGGAGCGGGCGCTCGCGGACGGCGCCCGGGGCCTGCTGCTGGCGCCGCGGTGGACCAGCCGCGCCGCCGAGGAGGCCGACTACGGTTGGCTGGCCGCGCTGGACGTCCCGACGGTGCTGATGGAGCGCCGGCCCCGGCGCGGCAGCGCCCTGCACGCCCTGGACTCGGTGTGCTCGGACCACTGGTACGGCGCGCACCTGGCCGTGGAGCATCTGACGGGGCTCGGCCACCGCCGGATCGTCTTCGCCACCCGGGACGACAGCCCCACCGCGCGCACGCTGCGGGCCGCCTTCGCGGAGATCGCCGAGGCGCATCCGCTGGTGGAGTCCTGGGCCTGGGCGCTGAGCGCGTCGGAGGCCGGCGCCGAGGGGGCTTACTCGGCGGAGGAGACGGCGGAGCTGCCGGTGCTCATGCGGAAGGCGGGCGGGACCGCCCTGGTGCTGCACGGGGACGTCGACGCGCTGATGATCGTGCAGCGGCTGGCCGCGGACGGGGTGCGGGTGCCGCAGGACTGCTCGGTCGTGGCGTACGACGACGTGGTGGCCGGGCTCGGCACGCCGCCGCTGACGGCCGTGTCCCCGCCGAAGACGGAGGTCGGAAAGGTGGCCGCCCGGCTCCTGCTCGACCGTCTGGCGCAGGCGCCCGGCGCCGGACGGGCCGTACGGCGGGTCGAGTTGCTGCCGCGGCTGACGGTGCGCGGCTCCACCCGCCCGGCGGGCACGGCCACGGCCACGGCCGGACGGGCCGAGGGCGCGGACGGCGATGCGGTGGCCTCCGGCCTGGAATGA
- a CDS encoding DUF2264 domain-containing protein, producing the protein MNISFELPAADRTSSPYTGYTRAHWEAVADGLLAAAWRWSTPGGALLDLPGRPSRSGVRSDGLEGFARTFLAAAFRVAGADGADPHGWLERYARGLAAGTRSPGREDTESWPLILDHDVQGQPMVESASVALGLRLTAPWLWKHLDEGVRDRAEEWLRGALRHTPAPNNWYLFPYTVAGFLESVGRGDAETAAARERARELLEGWYRGEGWYADGDGRAFDHYNGWALHLYPVLDAHLSGDAAAAARYGARLRAHLAGYALMFGADGAPLHFGRSLTYRFAASAAVSLGALTGHTPLAPGVSRRLASGSLRHFLDRGALTADGLLSLGWHGPHEATLQPYSGPASPYWASKAFVALLAPGDHPLWTATEEPAPVEEADRVLALPAAGLLVQATRGDGIVRLHNHGSDHVRPHEGESAAGDDPHYGRQAYSTRTGPTAPGNVADNHLSVRVRGRSSVRRRVHPLGAGHGDGWGWAASWHRPVFTAGPPMVPGLRVESVTVARGPYELRVHRVAGAPAGSRVTHTGWATGPDEPLVSALHGLHGWDPGPETLRAPHGTACTRWARVPCLSGEAGGTSVHVCLAALAAEPGPGPLADAVTEVVADGTEVLVVWADGGARTRIRFDPVRVTHAVGRAEA; encoded by the coding sequence ATGAACATCTCCTTCGAACTGCCCGCCGCGGACCGGACGTCCAGCCCGTACACCGGCTACACCCGGGCCCACTGGGAGGCCGTGGCCGACGGGCTGCTGGCGGCGGCGTGGCGCTGGAGCACGCCCGGCGGCGCCCTGCTCGACCTGCCCGGACGGCCCTCCCGCTCGGGGGTGCGCTCCGACGGGCTGGAGGGGTTCGCGCGGACCTTCCTGGCCGCCGCCTTCCGGGTGGCGGGCGCGGACGGCGCCGATCCGCACGGCTGGCTGGAGAGGTACGCGCGCGGCCTCGCCGCCGGTACCCGCTCCCCCGGGCGCGAGGACACCGAGTCCTGGCCGCTGATCCTCGACCACGACGTGCAGGGCCAGCCGATGGTCGAGTCGGCGTCGGTCGCGCTGGGTCTGCGGCTGACCGCCCCCTGGCTGTGGAAGCACCTGGACGAGGGCGTGCGGGACCGGGCCGAGGAGTGGCTGCGCGGCGCGCTGCGGCACACGCCCGCCCCGAACAACTGGTACCTGTTCCCCTACACGGTCGCGGGGTTCCTGGAGTCGGTGGGCCGCGGGGACGCGGAGACGGCGGCGGCCCGGGAGCGGGCGCGGGAGCTGCTGGAGGGCTGGTACCGGGGCGAGGGCTGGTACGCCGACGGGGACGGGCGCGCCTTCGACCACTACAACGGCTGGGCGCTGCACTTGTATCCGGTCCTCGACGCGCATCTCTCCGGTGACGCCGCGGCGGCCGCCCGGTACGGGGCCCGGCTCCGCGCCCACCTGGCGGGTTACGCGCTGATGTTCGGCGCGGACGGGGCGCCGCTGCACTTCGGCCGGTCGCTGACGTACCGGTTCGCCGCCTCGGCGGCCGTGAGCCTCGGCGCGCTGACCGGGCACACGCCGCTGGCGCCGGGTGTCTCGCGCCGGCTGGCGAGCGGCAGTCTGCGGCACTTCCTGGACCGCGGGGCGCTGACCGCGGACGGGCTGCTGAGCCTGGGCTGGCACGGGCCGCACGAGGCCACCTTGCAGCCGTACTCCGGTCCGGCGTCGCCGTACTGGGCGTCGAAGGCGTTCGTGGCGCTGCTGGCCCCCGGTGACCATCCGCTGTGGACGGCCACCGAGGAACCGGCGCCGGTGGAGGAGGCCGACCGGGTGCTGGCCCTGCCGGCGGCCGGGCTGCTCGTGCAGGCGACACGCGGCGACGGCATCGTCCGGCTGCACAACCACGGCAGCGACCACGTCCGGCCGCACGAGGGCGAGTCGGCCGCCGGGGACGACCCGCACTACGGCCGTCAGGCGTACTCGACGCGGACCGGCCCGACCGCGCCCGGCAACGTCGCCGACAACCACCTGTCGGTGCGGGTGCGGGGACGGTCCAGTGTGCGGCGCCGGGTCCACCCGCTCGGGGCGGGGCACGGCGACGGCTGGGGCTGGGCGGCGTCCTGGCACCGGCCCGTCTTCACGGCCGGTCCCCCGATGGTGCCGGGGCTGCGGGTGGAGAGCGTGACGGTGGCCCGCGGGCCGTACGAGTTGCGGGTGCACCGGGTGGCCGGGGCCCCCGCCGGGTCCCGTGTGACGCACACCGGCTGGGCGACCGGTCCGGACGAGCCGCTGGTCTCGGCCCTGCACGGCCTGCACGGCTGGGACCCCGGGCCCGAGACGCTCCGCGCGCCGCACGGCACCGCCTGCACCCGCTGGGCCCGGGTGCCGTGCCTGTCCGGCGAGGCGGGCGGCACCTCCGTGCACGTCTGCCTGGCCGCCCTCGCCGCCGAGCCGGGCCCCGGGCCGCTGGCGGACGCCGTCACCGAGGTCGTGGCCGACGGCACGGAGGTGCTGGTCGTCTGGGCGGACGGCGGCGCGCGCACCCGGATCCGCTTCGATCCGGTGCGGGTGACGCACGCGGTGGGCCGTGCGGAGGCGTAG